In Dunckerocampus dactyliophorus isolate RoL2022-P2 chromosome 14, RoL_Ddac_1.1, whole genome shotgun sequence, one DNA window encodes the following:
- the tspan14 gene encoding tetraspanin-14 isoform X1, whose protein sequence is MYYYRYGNAEVNCCYKYIMFTYNIIFWLAGVLLIAASFWAWSEKGVFQDLSLVTQRRGFDPVWLVLLVGGVTFTLGFAGCVGALRENICLLKFFSSLIAFILLVELGVAVLAVLFQSQMREWLSEFFLTNIKAYEEDDDLRNLIDTLQQMRYCCGAKGPKDWDQNPYYGCDKPSLKCGVPFSCCIVDPAESVVNTQCGYGVRKLETQWEEVIYTKGCIEALEDWLPGNLYTVAGVFLIISLLQMVGIYLAKALISDIEKVTLTH, encoded by the exons ATGTATTATTACCGCTATGGCAACGCTGAAGTCAACTGCTGCTACAAGTACATCATGTTCACTTACAACATCATCTTCTGG ctcGCTGGAGTGCTCCTCATCGCAGCCAGCTTTTGGGCGTGGAGTGAGAag GGAGTCTTTCAGGATCTGAGTCTGGTGACCCAGCGGCGCGGTTTTGACCCGGTCTGGTTGGTGCTGCTGGTGGGCGGAGTTACTTTTACCCTGGGCTTTGCAGGCTGCGTGGGAGCTCTGAGGGAAAACATCTGCTTGCTGAAGTTT TTTTCCAGCTTGATTGCCTTCATACTCTTGGTGGAGCTGGGGGTCGCCGTGCTGGCGGTGCTTTTTCAGAGTCAGATGCGAGAATGGCTCAGCGAGTTCTTCCTGACAAACATCAAAGCGTATGAGGAGGACGACGACCTGAGGAACCTGATTGATACGCTGCAGCAGATG AGATACTGCTGTGGTGCTAAAGGACCCAAAGACTGGGACCAGAATCCTTACTATGGCTGTGACAAACCTTCTCTCAAATGTGGCGTGCCGTTCTCCTGCTGCATCGTTGACCCTGCG GAATCTGTGGTGAACACCCAATGTGGCTACGGCGTGAGAAAACTAGag ACCCAGTGGGAGGAGGTCATTTACACGAAAGGTTGCATCGAAGCGCTGGAGGACTGGTTACCTGGAAATCTTTACACTGTTGCCGGTGTCTTCCTCATCATCTCTCTGCTGCAG ATGGTGGGCATCTACCTGGCCAAGGCGCTCATCTCTGACATTGAGAAGGTCACACTGACCCATTGA
- the tspan14 gene encoding tetraspanin-14 isoform X2, giving the protein MYYYRYGNAEVNCCYKYIMFTYNIIFWLAGVLLIAASFWAWSEKGVFQDLSLVTQRRGFDPVWLVLLVGGVTFTLGFAGCVGALRENICLLKFFSSLIAFILLVELGVAVLAVLFQSQMREWLSEFFLTNIKAYEEDDDLRNLIDTLQQMRYCCGAKGPKDWDQNPYYGCDKPSLKCGVPFSCCIVDPAESVVNTQCGYGVRKLEWEEVIYTKGCIEALEDWLPGNLYTVAGVFLIISLLQMVGIYLAKALISDIEKVTLTH; this is encoded by the exons ATGTATTATTACCGCTATGGCAACGCTGAAGTCAACTGCTGCTACAAGTACATCATGTTCACTTACAACATCATCTTCTGG ctcGCTGGAGTGCTCCTCATCGCAGCCAGCTTTTGGGCGTGGAGTGAGAag GGAGTCTTTCAGGATCTGAGTCTGGTGACCCAGCGGCGCGGTTTTGACCCGGTCTGGTTGGTGCTGCTGGTGGGCGGAGTTACTTTTACCCTGGGCTTTGCAGGCTGCGTGGGAGCTCTGAGGGAAAACATCTGCTTGCTGAAGTTT TTTTCCAGCTTGATTGCCTTCATACTCTTGGTGGAGCTGGGGGTCGCCGTGCTGGCGGTGCTTTTTCAGAGTCAGATGCGAGAATGGCTCAGCGAGTTCTTCCTGACAAACATCAAAGCGTATGAGGAGGACGACGACCTGAGGAACCTGATTGATACGCTGCAGCAGATG AGATACTGCTGTGGTGCTAAAGGACCCAAAGACTGGGACCAGAATCCTTACTATGGCTGTGACAAACCTTCTCTCAAATGTGGCGTGCCGTTCTCCTGCTGCATCGTTGACCCTGCG GAATCTGTGGTGAACACCCAATGTGGCTACGGCGTGAGAAAACTAGag TGGGAGGAGGTCATTTACACGAAAGGTTGCATCGAAGCGCTGGAGGACTGGTTACCTGGAAATCTTTACACTGTTGCCGGTGTCTTCCTCATCATCTCTCTGCTGCAG ATGGTGGGCATCTACCTGGCCAAGGCGCTCATCTCTGACATTGAGAAGGTCACACTGACCCATTGA
- the prph2b gene encoding peripherin-2b: MPFMPVKFNLQKRVKLAQGLWMLYWFSVIVGILIFSLGLFFKVELRKRSELMDESESHLVPNLLILVGLLACGLNAFGGKVCHDSLDPLKYSKWKPMLRNFLLLCCGFNVLLLLAALLCFLMQFAVYLTLSEGLKNSIRFYKDTDTPGRCFMKRTLDLTQIEFRCCGNNNYRDWFEVQWISNRYLDMSNDEIKDRVLSNVEGKFLMDSVPFSCCNPGSPRPCIQHHLTNNSAHYDYDHRTEELNIWTRGCREALFSYFSGLMTSIGVLVIATIVLESLDMAGLKYLSTALETMADPDNPECESEGWLLEKSVKETLTDLLAKVKTLGKSNNVGEGEEAAT, encoded by the exons ATGCCGTTTATGCCGGTAAAGTTCAACCTGCAAAAGCGGGTGAAGCTGGCCCAGGGTCTGTGGATGCTCTACTGGTTCTCAGTCATCGTGGGCATCCTCATCTTCAGCCTCGGCCTCTTCTTCAAGGTGGAGCTGCGCAAGAGAAGCGAGTTGATGGACGAGAGCGAGAGCCACCTGGTGCCCAACCTGCTCATCCTGGTGGGGCTGCTGGCCTGCGGTCTCAACGCCTTCGGGGGCAAAGTGTGCCACGACTCCCTGGACCCGCTCAAGTACTCCAAGTGGAAGCCCATGCTGAGAAACTTTCTGCTGCTTTGCTGCGGCTTCAAcgtcctgctgctgctggcggCGCTGCTATGCTTCCTCATGCAGTTCGCCGTCTACCTGACGCTGTCCGAAGGTCTGAAGAACAGCATCCGCTTCTACAAGGACACCGACACGCCGGGGCGCTGCTTCATGAAAAGGACTCTGGACTTGACACAGATTGAATTTCGCTGCTGCGGGAACAACAACTATAGGGATTGGTTTGAGGTCCAGTGGATCAGCAACCGCTACCTGGACATGAGCAACGACGAGATCAAAGA TCGTGTCCTCAGCAACGTGGAAGGGAAGTTCCTCATGGACAGCGTCCCGTTCAGCTGCTGTAATCCTGGGTCGCCTCGGCCCTGCATACAGCATCACCTGACCAATAACTCCGCCCACTACGACTACGACCACCGCACCGAGGAGCTCAACATCTGGACGAGGGGCTGCCGCGAGGCCCTCTTCTCCTACTTCAGCGGCCTGATGACCTCCATCGGCGTGCTCGTCATTGCCACCATCGTCCTGGAG tcGTTGGACATGGCGGGCTTGAAGTACCTGAGTACGGCTCTGGAGACCATGGCAGACCCAGACAACCCCGAGTGCGAGAGTGAAGGCTGGCTGCTGGAGAAAAGCGTCAAGGAGACGTTGACGGATCTTCTGGCGAAGGTCAAGACTTTGGGCAAGTCCAACAACGTGGGGGAAGGCGAGGAGGCGGCCACCTGA
- the LOC129194081 gene encoding zinc finger protein 420, protein MEDSEAELTVSEADALGADFITVELDTQPIEYVVKWADVGSKFTISCVKKDSDDPELSGEQLKIETDEAFFAPYEEVYPCEVMEQSVEIKMDSDEEDHEVLVEAGSSQLDGEADSDQAPFEPDERQYRCSYCGKCYSHASSLYRHQQTHVAKTANLVPSAKRALEPAHQDARYTCQHCGMSFKGSRMLGSHLRLHGKRRIHPCNICGKEFNHSSSLSRHRLIHKKGKVLPKDAGLAHDTPSVHRSLKVGAKNKKVKRQRQPSAMVQVAGSGSDKFYACPQCEMSFRTSTQLSKHQVTHVKELLDNYTPGKENLAETSSDLKIRLKLCSRDKPNFYTLCKKNRRRRGGRVGKRGSAPSEEDAGAAERHSCSQCGKHFSHASGLARHLQSHRAADGVERGKARLPGTKTKTFTCTTCNKTFMHSSSFSRHKKAHLDAAIAAAIAERGVLDETAPLETDSE, encoded by the exons ATGGAGGACTCCGAGGCGGAGCTGACGGTGTCAGAGGCGGATGCCCTGGGAGCGGACTTCATCACGGTGGAGTTAGACACGCAACCCATCGAGTACGTGGTCAAGTGGGCGGACGTGGGCTCCAAGTTCACCATCTCGTGCGTCAAGAAGGACTCAGATGACCCGGAGCTGAGCGGCGAGCAACTGAAGATCGAAACGGACGAGGCCTTCTTTGCGCCGTACGAGGAGGTGTACCCCTGCGAGGTGATGGAGCAGAGCGTGGAGATAAAGATGGACTCTGACGAGGAGGACCACGAGGTTCTGGTGGAAGCGGGGAGCAGCCAGCTGGACGGTGAGGCCGACTCGGACCAGGCCCCGTTTGAGCCGGACGAGCGGCAGTACCGCTGCAGCTACTGTGGGAAGTGCTATAGCCACGCCTCCAGCCTCTATCGCCACCAGCAGACACACGTCGCCAAGACGGCTAACCTGGTGCCGTCTGCTAAGCGAGCCCTGGAACCCGCTCACCAGGATGCTCGATACACCTGCCAACACTGCGGCATGAGCTTCAAGGGCAGCAG GATGTTGGGGAGTCACTTGCGGCTGCACGGAAAGAGGCGGATCCACCCGTGCAACATCTGCGGCAAAGAGTTCAACCACAGCTCCAGCCTCTCTCGCCACCGTCTCATCCACAAGAAGGGGAAGGTCCTTCCCAAGGATGCCGGCCTCGCTCACGACACGCCCTCTGTGCACCGCTCGCTAAAGGTGGGCGCAAAGAACAAGAAAGTCAAGAGGCAAAGGCAGCCGTCGGCCATGGTGCAGGTGGCGGGCAGCGGCAGCGACAAGTTCTACGCCTGCCCTCAGTGCGAGATGAGTTTCCGGACGTCCACGCAGCTGTCCAAGCATCAGGTGACACACGTGAAGGAGCTGCTGGACAATTACACGCCCGGCAAGGAGAACCTGGCCGAGACCTCGTCTGACCTCAAGATCCGCCTCAAGCTCTGCTCCCGCGACAAGCCCAACTTTTACACGCTCTGCAAGAAGAACCGGCGCCGCCGTGGAGGGCGGGTCGGCAAGCGGGGTTCCGCCCCCTCGGAGGAGGACGCGGGCGCGGCCGAGCGCCACAGCTGTAGCCAGTGTGGGAAGCACTTCAGCCACGCCTCCGGCCTGGCGCGACATCTGCAGAGCCACCGGGCGGCGGATGGCGTAGAGCGGGGGAAGGCCCGTCTTCCCGGCACCAAGACCAAGACCTtcacctgcaccacctgcaaCAAGACCTTCATGCACTCGTCCAGCTTCTCCCGCCACAAGAAGGCGCACCTGGACGCTGCCATCGCCGCCGCCATTGCCGAGAGGGGTGTCTTAGACGAGACTGCGCCGCTCGAGACCGACTCTGAGTGA
- the ncoa4 gene encoding nuclear receptor coactivator 4 isoform X1, with translation MPTTGSKLKQCLLAQDQLESAINAVMKTEQQLRENAREVRWQLQSCVSRQQEALRCREVWLLGQIDLLEHVKAETLQQQLHRLHRLHGQLDVISQQLQNANSSSDLNNQLTSCMDKLSSLSLMPEETPEMSFDADSRSLRDAITSFGSITAQKVEDGALGNWLLESHPIGHQASKDSQDWLSQKDKTPCPVLESVDFLKAWGQLRDLETWLLQDQKPVDRQHSVSSCSSSFSIEKIDESDLCDGLQDDDLSEWLVTPPADPMESDAERWRQLLKPFSERWSCSDWLTGSSRPMADCSSCCQTTKALEIENLGELKCLKTPSTTSPSSPTAAITTLQAWLQQAGPVQQTCRANELCSSYSECVCDENCGKAALNAWLLQHGTLDKNGVLVTTAAPPTTAKNTVTKTSNAPPTSKNVPPTLQHRQQEEKSKVVSSQVQAILEVWLHPSNSSCRGSSLLTPTLFQRPLDPERWVLPKNSSSPEVTSASEQDNKWLLKKKSQENVALPSVCDLFSCMKVGGNKEKWLHRAPVQM, from the exons ATGCCGACAACGGGCAGCAAGCTGAAGCAGTGCCTGCTGGCTCAGGATCAGCTCGAGAGCGCCATCAATGCCGTGATGAAGACTGAGCAGCAGCTCCGGGAGAACGCCAGAGAG GTGCGCTGGCAGCTGCAGAGCTGCGTGAGTCGCCAGCAGGAGGCGCTGCGCTGCAGGGAGGTGTGGCTTCTAGGTCAGATCGACCTTCTGGAGCATGTCAAGGCTGAAACGCTGCAGCAGCAGTTGCATCGTCTTCATCGG CTGCACGGTCAGCTAGATGTGATCTCACAGCAGCTGCAGAACGCCAACAGCAGCAGCGACCTGAACAACCAGTTGACCAGCTGCATGGACAA GTTGTCATCTCTGAGTCTGATGCCAGAGGAAACACCTGAGATGAGCTTTGATGCCGACTCGCGCTCCCTAAGAGACGCAATCACCTCATTTGGCAGCATCACTGCCCAG AAAGTGGAGGACGGAGCTTTGGGCAACTGGCTGCTGGAAAGTCATCCTATTGGACATCAGGCCAGCAAAGATTCCCAGGATTGGCTGTCACAGAAGGATAAA accccctgtcctgtcctggAATCTGTGGATTTCCTCAAGGCCTGGGGTCAGCTGCGAGACCTGGAAACATGGCTGCTCCAGGACCAGAAGCCTGTCGACCGGCAGCACAGCGTCAGCAGCTGTAGTTCCTCCTTCTCCATCGAGAAGATTGACGAGTCTGACTTGTGTGACGGCCTTCAGGACGACGACCTGAGTGAGTGGCTGGTTACCCCTCCCGCCGACCCCATGGAGTCGGATGCTGAGCGCTGGCGCCAGCTTTTGAAGCCTTTTTCCGAGCGCTGGTCATGCAGCGACTGGCTGACTGGGTCGAGCCGTCCAATGGCCGACTGCTCATCCTGCTGCCAAACCACCAAAGCCTTGGAGATAGAGAACCTGGGAGAGCTCAAGTGCCTGAAGACCCCATCTACCACCAGCCCGTCCTCACCCACAGCCGCCATTACGACCCTGCAGGCGTGGCTGCAGCAGGCAGGGCCGGTCCAGCAGACGTGTCGGGCCAACGAGCTGTGCTCGAGCTACTCTGAGTGCGTCTGCGATGAAAACTGCGGCAAAGCAGCTCTGAACGCGTGGCTGCTGCAGCACGGCACACTGGATAAGAACGGCGTCCTCGTCACCACTGCTGCCCCGCCCACTACCGCCAAGAACACGGTGACCAAGACCTCGAATGCCCCGCCCACTAGCAAGAATGTGCCGCCCACTCTGCAGCATAGACAGCAGGAAGAGAAG AGCAAGGTGGTGTCTTCACAGGTTCAGGCCATCCTGGAGGTGTGGCTTCACCCCTCCAACTCCTCCTGTAGAGGTTCTTCCCTCCTCACCCCCACTTTGTTTCAAAGGCCTCTGGATCCAGAGCGTTGGGTGCTTCCAAAGAACTCATCCAGTCCTGAAGTGACTTCAGCATCGGAGCAGGACAACAAATGGCTGCTAAAGAAGAAATCTCAG GAGAATGTGGCTCTGCCGTCCGTCTGTGACTTGTTCTCCTGTATGAAAGTGGGCGGCAACAAAGAAAAATGGCTTCACAGGGCTCCCGTTCAG ATGTGA
- the ncoa4 gene encoding nuclear receptor coactivator 4 isoform X2, which translates to MPTTGSKLKQCLLAQDQLESAINAVMKTEQQLRENAREVRWQLQSCVSRQQEALRCREVWLLGQIDLLEHVKAETLQQQLHRLHRLHGQLDVISQQLQNANSSSDLNNQLTSCMDKLSSLSLMPEETPEMSFDADSRSLRDAITSFGSITAQKVEDGALGNWLLESHPIGHQASKDSQDWLSQKDKTPCPVLESVDFLKAWGQLRDLETWLLQDQKPVDRQHSVSSCSSSFSIEKIDESDLCDGLQDDDLSEWLVTPPADPMESDAERWRQLLKPFSERWSCSDWLTGSSRPMADCSSCCQTTKALEIENLGELKCLKTPSTTSPSSPTAAITTLQAWLQQAGPVQQTCRANELCSSYSECVCDENCGKAALNAWLLQHGTLDKNGVLVTTAAPPTTAKNTVTKTSNAPPTSKNVPPTLQHRQQEEKVQAILEVWLHPSNSSCRGSSLLTPTLFQRPLDPERWVLPKNSSSPEVTSASEQDNKWLLKKKSQENVALPSVCDLFSCMKVGGNKEKWLHRAPVQM; encoded by the exons ATGCCGACAACGGGCAGCAAGCTGAAGCAGTGCCTGCTGGCTCAGGATCAGCTCGAGAGCGCCATCAATGCCGTGATGAAGACTGAGCAGCAGCTCCGGGAGAACGCCAGAGAG GTGCGCTGGCAGCTGCAGAGCTGCGTGAGTCGCCAGCAGGAGGCGCTGCGCTGCAGGGAGGTGTGGCTTCTAGGTCAGATCGACCTTCTGGAGCATGTCAAGGCTGAAACGCTGCAGCAGCAGTTGCATCGTCTTCATCGG CTGCACGGTCAGCTAGATGTGATCTCACAGCAGCTGCAGAACGCCAACAGCAGCAGCGACCTGAACAACCAGTTGACCAGCTGCATGGACAA GTTGTCATCTCTGAGTCTGATGCCAGAGGAAACACCTGAGATGAGCTTTGATGCCGACTCGCGCTCCCTAAGAGACGCAATCACCTCATTTGGCAGCATCACTGCCCAG AAAGTGGAGGACGGAGCTTTGGGCAACTGGCTGCTGGAAAGTCATCCTATTGGACATCAGGCCAGCAAAGATTCCCAGGATTGGCTGTCACAGAAGGATAAA accccctgtcctgtcctggAATCTGTGGATTTCCTCAAGGCCTGGGGTCAGCTGCGAGACCTGGAAACATGGCTGCTCCAGGACCAGAAGCCTGTCGACCGGCAGCACAGCGTCAGCAGCTGTAGTTCCTCCTTCTCCATCGAGAAGATTGACGAGTCTGACTTGTGTGACGGCCTTCAGGACGACGACCTGAGTGAGTGGCTGGTTACCCCTCCCGCCGACCCCATGGAGTCGGATGCTGAGCGCTGGCGCCAGCTTTTGAAGCCTTTTTCCGAGCGCTGGTCATGCAGCGACTGGCTGACTGGGTCGAGCCGTCCAATGGCCGACTGCTCATCCTGCTGCCAAACCACCAAAGCCTTGGAGATAGAGAACCTGGGAGAGCTCAAGTGCCTGAAGACCCCATCTACCACCAGCCCGTCCTCACCCACAGCCGCCATTACGACCCTGCAGGCGTGGCTGCAGCAGGCAGGGCCGGTCCAGCAGACGTGTCGGGCCAACGAGCTGTGCTCGAGCTACTCTGAGTGCGTCTGCGATGAAAACTGCGGCAAAGCAGCTCTGAACGCGTGGCTGCTGCAGCACGGCACACTGGATAAGAACGGCGTCCTCGTCACCACTGCTGCCCCGCCCACTACCGCCAAGAACACGGTGACCAAGACCTCGAATGCCCCGCCCACTAGCAAGAATGTGCCGCCCACTCTGCAGCATAGACAGCAGGAAGAGAAG GTTCAGGCCATCCTGGAGGTGTGGCTTCACCCCTCCAACTCCTCCTGTAGAGGTTCTTCCCTCCTCACCCCCACTTTGTTTCAAAGGCCTCTGGATCCAGAGCGTTGGGTGCTTCCAAAGAACTCATCCAGTCCTGAAGTGACTTCAGCATCGGAGCAGGACAACAAATGGCTGCTAAAGAAGAAATCTCAG GAGAATGTGGCTCTGCCGTCCGTCTGTGACTTGTTCTCCTGTATGAAAGTGGGCGGCAACAAAGAAAAATGGCTTCACAGGGCTCCCGTTCAG ATGTGA